The sequence TATAAGTTTTATTACAGGACCTAGTAGGACTGCAGATATTGAAAGAGTTTTAACTATTGGCGTGCATGGACCCAGCAAGTTGGTAGTAATTTTTGTTGAGGAGGAAAAATAATGATTACTAAAGAGCTTAAAGATAAGATAAAAGATAAATTAAAGGATACTGTCCAAAGAAAAAATTTGGGAACTTTTTCCGAAGTATATCCAGGAGCACGCGCGAAGGCTTTCGAAGGATATGACATAGAGGATTTGCGCGAACAAGTTGCTAATATTAAAAAAAACGTAGTTAAAAATTTAGATAAATTAGCTGATCAGTTTCAGCGAGAAGCAGAAAAAAGGGGTGCTATATTTTACCGAGCAAAAACGGACAAAGACGTTATCGACTACATTATGAAACTTTGCAGAGAGAAAGATGTCAAACTGGTAGTAAAGAGCAAGTCTATGGTGTCTGAAGAGGTAGAGCTAAATGAGGCTTTTAAAAAAGAAGGAATAGAGTCTCAGGAAACTGATTTGGGTGAGTGGATAATTCAGATTGCAGGGCATAAACCCTCACACATGGTTATGCCTGCTATACACTTAAATAGACAACAGGTAGCCGATTACTTTTCTAAGGAATTAGGAAAGGATATAGAGCCAGATATACCCTTTTTGGTTCATACAGCAAGGGTTCAGCTCAGAGAAAAGTTTTTGAAAGCTGATATGGGTATATCAGGAGCAAACATTGCAGTAGCAGAAAATGGATCTCTTTTCATAGTAACAAATGAGGGCAATGGAAGGCTTACTGCTACTTTGCCAAGAATTCACGTTATATTAGTTGGTTATGAGAAGCTAGTAGAAAAAATGTCAGATGTTATACCTATTTTGAGAGTTCTGCCAAGAAATGCAACCGCTCAAGTTCTAACAAGCTATGTAAACTTAATTTCTGGACCATCAGAGGCAATAGTTGAAAATTCTGATGGTTCGTTTTCAGTACAGAAAAAAGAATTGCATATAATTTTAGTAGATCACGGAAGGCTGGATATGGCAAAAGATCCAGTTTTTAAAGAACTTTATCAATGTATAAGGTGTGCTGCCTGTACTAACGTATGTCCTGTGTATGCGCTTTTGGGTGGTCATGTATATGGCCATGTTTATAGTGGCGGTATTGGTGCTCTTTTGAATTCATTCATTGGCAGCAAAAATACTGCAGATCAGATTCAAGAGCTTTGCCTTACTTGTGGAAGGTGTACTGAGGTGTGTGCTGGTAAGATAAATATCCCTGAACTCATAGTAGAGATGAGAAAAAGGAGCGTAAAAAAAGCTGGTTTGCCTACACTACCCAAAGTGGTATTTCAAAATATTATGTCAAATAGGCAGCTTTTCCATAGTGTGTTAAGAATGGCGAGTCTTGCCCAAAAGCCCTTTAAGAATGGA comes from Thermodesulfobium acidiphilum and encodes:
- the ldhH gene encoding L-lactate dehydrogenase (quinone) large subunit LdhH, translating into MITKELKDKIKDKLKDTVQRKNLGTFSEVYPGARAKAFEGYDIEDLREQVANIKKNVVKNLDKLADQFQREAEKRGAIFYRAKTDKDVIDYIMKLCREKDVKLVVKSKSMVSEEVELNEAFKKEGIESQETDLGEWIIQIAGHKPSHMVMPAIHLNRQQVADYFSKELGKDIEPDIPFLVHTARVQLREKFLKADMGISGANIAVAENGSLFIVTNEGNGRLTATLPRIHVILVGYEKLVEKMSDVIPILRVLPRNATAQVLTSYVNLISGPSEAIVENSDGSFSVQKKELHIILVDHGRLDMAKDPVFKELYQCIRCAACTNVCPVYALLGGHVYGHVYSGGIGALLNSFIGSKNTADQIQELCLTCGRCTEVCAGKINIPELIVEMRKRSVKKAGLPTLPKVVFQNIMSNRQLFHSVLRMASLAQKPFKNGAFIRNLPMFLSGYTKDRSLPAIVEVPFRERFKGLKLKRETKKQKIAFFSGCLIDFAYPEIGEAVVESLNCAGFKVNFPQGQTCCGTPMFLMGDLESAKKVAMQNLDAMQKENPDFIVLACPTGVEMWERYPELMKDSQRYYEIAVKFSKRIKEYTSYINELCEKGEMKLKSLKGKGLVTYHDSCHLKRVLGIFEEPRNIINKTGIDFVEMKHCDQCCGMAGSYSVKFPEISGELADQKHKDIMESKADIVLAGCPACVLQIKGLIDKKGGNVKVRHIAELIKEALK